A genomic window from bacterium (Candidatus Blackallbacteria) CG13_big_fil_rev_8_21_14_2_50_49_14 includes:
- a CDS encoding GlsB/YeaQ/YmgE family stress response membrane protein → MKLLGTLLIGLIVGALARFLMPAGSMRLGKTMLVGIGGSLFATVLGKMLNIYQPGQGAGFLGSLVGAVLILALYRHFFKQPQLPRN, encoded by the coding sequence CTGAAACTGCTGGGAACCCTGTTGATTGGTTTAATCGTCGGCGCTTTGGCACGCTTCTTGATGCCTGCAGGCTCCATGAGACTGGGCAAAACCATGCTGGTAGGCATTGGCGGTTCCCTATTCGCAACAGTTTTGGGAAAAATGCTGAATATTTATCAGCCTGGGCAGGGTGCTGGTTTTCTCGGTTCTCTGGTCGGAGCCGTTTTGATTCTGGCCCTCTACCGCCATTTTTTCAAACAGCCCCAGCTCCCCCGAAACTGA